The Papaver somniferum cultivar HN1 chromosome 3, ASM357369v1, whole genome shotgun sequence genome includes a region encoding these proteins:
- the LOC113360362 gene encoding probable pectinesterase 29 — MSSYSVFLLIFTTLFLVCNDVVVAVDCNSNIPAINITVALPVGAANFTSIQGAINHVPENNNQWFRILVKAGDYSEQVEVDRPCIILEGDADGGTTIEFNAHDTPLDSPTFYLTQKAENFVAKRINFKNTFNYAKYRLDGYNRTMNGKGGMNDPEIKPAVAALVMGDKASFYCCNFYGVQDTLWDQQGRHFYQNYRIEGLCDFIWGNAQCYYENCDLVSQGAGYITAQGRDTEDETTGFVFYGGTVSGIGPTYLGRAYRSHSRVIFHNTTFDHIIHPSGWDAGNYKGHGANFTYAEIDCDAGLNETGKGMEKTLADTDIPNFTTYSFINDPEQWMNNQPH; from the exons ATGTCATCCTATTCAGTTTTCTTGTTAATTTTTACGACATTGTTTCTTGTTTGTAATGACGTTGTTGTAGCTGTTGACTGTAATAGTAATATCCCGGCTATTAACATCACTGTTGCTTTACCGGTTGGAGCTGCAAATTTTACCAGCATTCAAGGCGCGATCAATCACGTTCCAGAAAACAATAATCAATGGTTTCGAATACTTGTCAAGGCCGGCGACTATAG TGAGCAAGTGGAAGTTGATAGGCCATGTATCATCCTAGAAGGTGATGCCGATGGAGGTACTACCATTGAATTCAATGCTCATGATACACCTTTGGACAGTCCGACATTCTACTTGACACAGAAAGCCGAGAATTTTGTCGCAAAGCGTATAAATTTCAAG AACACATTCAATTATGCAAAATACCGACTTGATGGCTATAATAGAACGATGAACGGCAAAGGGGGTATGAATGACCCTGAAATAAAACCGGCTGTTGCAGCTTTGGTAATGGGAGATAAAGCTTCGTTCTACTGTTGCAATTTCTATGGAGTGCAAGATACACTTTGGGATCAGCAAGGCCGCCATTTTTACCAAAATTATCGTATTGAGGGTCTATGCGATTTCATTTGGGGCAATGCACAATGTTATTACGAA AACTGCGACTTGGTATCACAAGGAGCTGGCTACATAACAGCACAGGGTAGGGATACAGAAGATGAGACAACCGGGTTCGTGTTCTATGGAGGAACAGTGTCGGGGATCGGTCCAACATACCTTGGAAGAGCTTATAGAAGTCATTCGCGTGTCATATTTCATAATACAACCTTTGACCATATTATCCATCCATCAGGATGGGACGCTGGGAATTATAAAGGTCACGG AGCAAACTTTACGTACGCTGAAATAGATTGTGACGCGGGGTTAAACGAGACGGGTAAAGGAATGGAAAAGACCCTTGCCGATACAGATATCCCAAACTTCACCACTTACTCTTTCATCAATGACCCAGAACAATGGATGAACAATCAACCCCATTAG